The following are encoded together in the Poseidonibacter lekithochrous genome:
- a CDS encoding cupin domain-containing protein → MEITRSKEFKSNKAWDSKFISNMNGITTKLHWTDKPYKWHINDGEEIFVVLDGQVKMFYKENNEEKSSILNIGDIFYASVGTEHYAHPIGEARILVIEKDGSV, encoded by the coding sequence ATGGAAATAACTAGAAGTAAAGAATTTAAATCAAATAAAGCTTGGGATTCAAAATTCATTTCAAATATGAATGGTATTACTACTAAACTACATTGGACTGATAAACCATATAAATGGCATATTAATGATGGAGAAGAGATTTTCGTTGTTTTAGATGGACAAGTAAAAATGTTTTACAAAGAAAACAATGAAGAAAAATCATCAATATTAAATATTGGAGATATTTTTTATGCTTCAGTTGGAACGGAACATTATGCTCATCCAATAGGAGAAGCAAGAATATTAGTAATTGAAAAAGATGGTAGTGTATAA
- a CDS encoding TIGR04211 family SH3 domain-containing protein, with translation MFKTKNLFLILIFISSFANAATSYISDDLHTFIHSGPGTKYKIIGSVNTGDRIEIIRKNSKYTLIKDSKGRSGWVNSKYISAQPGLKERLPQLETQLIKVQAQLDEYKTNIESQDNKLEKLENINLTLNKQIEEIQILNANLNDKLDTKKNDLLMRWFSYGGMVAGGGLVLGLILPYLIPSRRKKSRW, from the coding sequence ATGTTTAAAACAAAAAATCTATTCTTGATTCTAATTTTCATATCTTCGTTTGCTAATGCAGCAACTTCTTATATTTCAGATGACTTACATACTTTTATACACTCAGGCCCTGGTACTAAATATAAAATTATTGGTAGTGTAAATACAGGTGATCGTATTGAAATTATTCGTAAGAATTCAAAGTACACTCTAATAAAAGACTCAAAAGGTCGTAGTGGTTGGGTTAACTCAAAATATATTTCTGCACAACCTGGATTAAAAGAGCGTTTACCACAGCTAGAAACTCAACTAATAAAGGTTCAAGCACAACTAGATGAGTATAAAACAAATATAGAATCTCAGGATAATAAGCTTGAGAAATTAGAAAATATAAATCTAACTCTAAATAAACAAATAGAAGAAATTCAAATATTAAATGCTAATTTAAATGATAAACTTGATACTAAAAAGAATGATTTATTAATGCGTTGGTTTAGTTACGGTGGAATGGTTGCAGGTGGTGGTCTTGTATTAGGACTAATTCTTCCTTATTTAATTCCAAGTCGTCGTAAAAAAAGTCGTTGGTAA